The region GCTGAGAGATAGTTTCCATCAACGCCGTTAGCCCTTCAAGCGCATAATATTCACACTGCATCGGCACTAATACCGAATCGGCCGCGGCCATGGCATTGACCGTTAGCATGTTAAGTGATGGCGGACAATCAATAATAATGAAGTCGTATTCATCTTTCACTGGCGCCAACGCATTGCGCAGTCTAAGCTCACGCGCAAAGACTTCCATTAATTTGATCTCTGCGGCGGTCACATCCGCATTACCTGCGATCAGATCATACAAGCCAGATGTTTCACGATAGACCACTTCGTCAAACGGCTTTTGTTCAACCAATAATTCATAGCTAGTGATCAGGTCTTCGTATTTATCAATACCACTACCCATAGTGGCATTGCCTTGAGGATCGAGATCGATCAGCAATACTTTTCGTTTCGTTGCTGCTAACGAAGCAGCTAAATTGACGGATGTCGTGGTTTTGCCCACGCCACCTTTTTGATTTGCTACCGCAATAATTCTGCCCACAAGTGCCTCGAAGTCTAGTTATTCTTTTTCAATTCGATTAAGTGTCGTTCACCGGTTAATTCAGGAACATGTAATTCATGACTTGCCACTAACGCGACATTCTCAGGTAGAGCATCCAGCTCATCTTCTGGGTATTGTCCTTTTAGCGCGTAAAAGCGGCCAGTTTCACTTTCGATCAAGTGATGACACCAAGACACCATGTCTTGCAATGAAGAAAATGCGCGGCTCAACACTCCATCAAATGCTTGCGTGGGAGTATGTGCTTCAACCCGTGATTGCACAGGCTCAACATTGGTTAATTGCAATTGGTAGACAACTTGGCGTAAAAACGTAATACGTTTTCCTAAGCTATCTAATAATACAAAATTCCGCTCAGGATACAATATGGCAAGTGGAATGCCAGGTAAGCCAGGCCCCGTACCCACATCAATAAAACGTTTACCTGTGAGCAGTTTGCCAACCACTAAACTATCAAGAATATGCTTTACCAACATTTCTTCTGGGTTGCGAACGGACGTTAGGTTGTAAGTTTTATTCCACTTGTCAAGTAATTCGACGTATTGAATTAATTGTGTAAATTGAAGATCGGTTAAGGAAATATCGGTTTGCGCGACCAGCGCGCGTAATTTGTCTGCTAACATCTAATTTTATCTGTGCTGTTGTTAGGCAAGATAGGCGACAAGTGTCTCAACTTATCGCCTCGTTATGTTACGCGGTTTTACGTAATAAACCGTGTTTTTTCAAGTATACCAGCAATAGCGAAATCGCCGCAGGGGTAATGCCCGAAATACGCGATGCCTTACCCAAGGTTTCAGGGCGCGCATCGGAAAGTTTAGCGACCACTTCGTTAGATAGCCCTGAAATCTGGCTGTAATCAAAATCCGCTGGGATCGAAGTATTTTCGTGACGCTTTTTCTTTTCAATTTCATCCATTTGGCGATCAATGTAACCTTGATACTTAATTTGAATTTCAACTTGCTCTGCCGCTTGTTGATCTGCAATGGCTGGACCAAACGCTTCAATCGCCATCACATCAGCATAGTTAGTTTCAGGGCGACGTAAAATATCTTCGAGTGTCGCTTCTTTGCTGATCGGATTCTTTAACTGCGGATTTAACTGCTCAGCTGCAGGATGATCTTTTTGCACCCACACCGACTTTAAGCGTTGACGCTCTTGTTCGATATTGTCCATTTTCTCGTTAAAGCGCGCCCAACGTGCATCATCCACTAAACCAAGTTCACGGCCTTTTTCCGTTAAGCGAATATCGGCATTGTCTTCACGCAGTAATAAACGGTATTCCGCGCGCGAGGTAAACATGCGGTATGGCTCTTTGGTACCGAGTGTTGCCAGATCGTCAATTAATACGCCCATATAAGCTTGATCGCGACCTAAGATCCATTCCTCTTTGCCCTGCACGCGCAGTGCCGCATTCGTTGCTGCCACTAAACCTTGCGCCCCAGCTTCTTCATAACCGGTTGTGCCGTTGATCTGGCCAGCAAAGTATAAGTTATTGACAAATTTGCTTTCTAAGGTTTGTTTCAGATCGCGTGGATCGAAGAAGTCGTACTCAATCGCATAACCCGGGCGCGTAATATGGGCGTTTTCAAAGCCTTTAATTGAGCGCACTAAGTTCATTTGGACATCAAATGGCAAGCTGGTTGAAATCCCGTTAGGGTAAACTTCATGTGTTGTTAAACCTTCCGGCTCAACAAAGATCTGATGCGTATCTTTATCAGCAAAACGGGTGATCTTATCTTCAATCGATGGGCAGTAACGCGGACCAACCCCTTCAATCACCCCCGTATACATTGGCGAACGATCTAAACCAGCGCGAATAATGTCGTGGGTTTTTTCATTGGTATGGGTGATATAACACGAGATCTGCTGTGGGTGATCATCATGGGATCCCATAAATGAGAAAATCGGTCTTGGTGTATCACCAGGCTGCTCTTGCATCACAGAAAAGTCGAGTGTTCTGGCATCCAAGCGCGGTGGCGTACCAGTTTTTAAGCGATCCATTCGAAATGGCATATCACGTAAACTTTTCGCCAAGTTAACTGAAGCGGGATCGCCTGCGCGACCACCTTGATAATTGTTCAAGCCAATGTGGATTTGGCCCGCAAGGAAAGTACCTACGGTTAATACCACAGCATGACCTTTGAACTTTAATCCCATTTGCGTGGACACCCCGACGACTCGATCGTTTTCTAAGATCAAGTCATCACAAGGTTGTTGGAAGATCGTTAGGTTCGGTTGGTTTTCCAATGTATGGCGTACAAATGAGCGATATAACGCGCGATCCGCTTGAGCACGAGTTGCTCTTACCGCTGGCCCTTTACTTGCGTTTAAGGTGCGAAACTGGATCGCAGCGTGATCGATCGCTGTTGCCATCAAACCGCCTAAGGCATCGATCTCTTTCACTAGGTGACCTTTGCCGATCCCACCGATCGCAGGGTTACAAGACATTTGTCCCAGGGTATCAATATTGTGCGTTAACAATAGGGTTTTACAGCCCATTCTAGCCGCAGCTAAACAAGCTTCTGTGCCAGCATGACCGCCACCAACAACGATTACATCAAATGTATCTTGATACCACATGAACAATTTCACCTAACAATTTACACGGGAAAAAAGAGGCGTATTTTAGCATTGTTTTTGAACTCAGGGGAATGATCATTTTTGTAAAAAGATCGGCGTAAAATGAAGGGATGGATCACGAGATAAATATTTAGATCTATATAAAGATCTTATTATTATTTCTTATTAGGCTTGCGGTTTTTTGTGGATAAGCAAGAAAACCAGTTATAAATCATGATCTTTAATTGATCATGATCTTGTGATCAAAGTTTGATCTAGTGCGGTAAAAGCTATGATCAACAAGGCTGTTTATCCACAACTCACATTCTTATTTATTTTGTTAACTGAATAATAAAGGGAAATTAACGGGGTTATACGCTTTTTATCCACATTTGATGTTTTCCCTAGATCTAAATGTGGATAACAGCTTAATAAGATCAGGATAAGCGATCTTTGTTTATTTCAAGCCACTCTTGGGCAGCGAGTTCTGGATCGTCAACAGCTGTAATGTCGATGGTTTTGACGTCAAGAACCTTGTTGCAAGATATTGAATTTAATAACTTATCTATGTTTTTAGCGGCAAAACAGAAGGTGTCATAGTTAGTATCACCGATACCGATCACCGCATACTTGGTGTGGATGAGATCCTGTTCACATTGGGCTAGGTCGTTAACAAAAGCTTGAATGTTATCTGGGTAATCTCCTGCACCATGAGTGGAGGTGCAGATCAACCACGTTTGATCTTTTTGCGCGATCGCGGAAAATTCAGGCGTGTAATGTAGTGTTACTTGGTGGCCAAGTGCCTCAAGCGTTTCTTGGCAAGCTTCGGCGACATATTCTGTGCCGCCAAGCATGCTGCCAATAATGATTTGGAAAGATGACATGTTTGCGTGCTTAGTTGTTGTTAAAAAATTAGTCGCATCTTAGCACTTTTTTGCCGTCCAACAGGTCTATTGTTCAAAGCGCATGACAATTTGCGACTAACATTAATTTACCCATGACATTATGCAGGCGGTTCGCATGATAAAAAAAATATCCTTGGCTTCTTGGTTTCTGTTTGTTGTTTCGGTGCACAGTTACAGCAATACCTTGTCTCAAGTAGCACGTATCTCCGTTAATTGGCCTGCCATTGCCAGCAAGTCACTCAACGAGGAAGCCGATAATCACTTGGCCAGTAATATGCGAAGTTTGGCATCGCGCGAGTACTTAACTCAACTGAATATTGAACAGCTTGCCAGTGATATTCATGCACTGGATGACCCGCACAGTCAGCGAGCATTTGCGATCAGCGTGCCCTTACCTAACGGGGAGCTGGTTGATTT is a window of Thalassotalea euphylliae DNA encoding:
- a CDS encoding ParA family protein, yielding MGRIIAVANQKGGVGKTTTSVNLAASLAATKRKVLLIDLDPQGNATMGSGIDKYEDLITSYELLVEQKPFDEVVYRETSGLYDLIAGNADVTAAEIKLMEVFARELRLRNALAPVKDEYDFIIIDCPPSLNMLTVNAMAAADSVLVPMQCEYYALEGLTALMETISQLTSVVNSELKIEGILRTMYDPRNRLANDVSEQLKRHFGDKVYRTVIPRNVRLAEAPSFGAPVMYYDKSSTGAKAYLALAGEILRREELAKHPKTEEVTD
- the rsmG gene encoding 16S rRNA (guanine(527)-N(7))-methyltransferase RsmG; protein product: MLADKLRALVAQTDISLTDLQFTQLIQYVELLDKWNKTYNLTSVRNPEEMLVKHILDSLVVGKLLTGKRFIDVGTGPGLPGIPLAILYPERNFVLLDSLGKRITFLRQVVYQLQLTNVEPVQSRVEAHTPTQAFDGVLSRAFSSLQDMVSWCHHLIESETGRFYALKGQYPEDELDALPENVALVASHELHVPELTGERHLIELKKNN
- the mnmG gene encoding tRNA uridine-5-carboxymethylaminomethyl(34) synthesis enzyme MnmG — protein: MWYQDTFDVIVVGGGHAGTEACLAAARMGCKTLLLTHNIDTLGQMSCNPAIGGIGKGHLVKEIDALGGLMATAIDHAAIQFRTLNASKGPAVRATRAQADRALYRSFVRHTLENQPNLTIFQQPCDDLILENDRVVGVSTQMGLKFKGHAVVLTVGTFLAGQIHIGLNNYQGGRAGDPASVNLAKSLRDMPFRMDRLKTGTPPRLDARTLDFSVMQEQPGDTPRPIFSFMGSHDDHPQQISCYITHTNEKTHDIIRAGLDRSPMYTGVIEGVGPRYCPSIEDKITRFADKDTHQIFVEPEGLTTHEVYPNGISTSLPFDVQMNLVRSIKGFENAHITRPGYAIEYDFFDPRDLKQTLESKFVNNLYFAGQINGTTGYEEAGAQGLVAATNAALRVQGKEEWILGRDQAYMGVLIDDLATLGTKEPYRMFTSRAEYRLLLREDNADIRLTEKGRELGLVDDARWARFNEKMDNIEQERQRLKSVWVQKDHPAAEQLNPQLKNPISKEATLEDILRRPETNYADVMAIEAFGPAIADQQAAEQVEIQIKYQGYIDRQMDEIEKKKRHENTSIPADFDYSQISGLSNEVVAKLSDARPETLGKASRISGITPAAISLLLVYLKKHGLLRKTA
- the mioC gene encoding FMN-binding protein MioC, with amino-acid sequence MSSFQIIIGSMLGGTEYVAEACQETLEALGHQVTLHYTPEFSAIAQKDQTWLICTSTHGAGDYPDNIQAFVNDLAQCEQDLIHTKYAVIGIGDTNYDTFCFAAKNIDKLLNSISCNKVLDVKTIDITAVDDPELAAQEWLEINKDRLS